The DNA segment catgcctcctggatatgctcaaagcggaaaatgttgtcatctcaagaaggcCCTGTATGGACTGAAGCAGTCCcccagagcatggtttgaaagactgagggtgATAATGAAGACTGATGggtacaaacagggaaatggtgatcataccctattcattaagcagagaaatggcctGGTGAGCattcttcttgtatatgttgatgatatgattgtcacaggtaacgacgaagaagagaaaaggaatatgaaggagagattagctgctgaatttgatcttaaagatctggaaaaattaaggtactttctgggaatagagattgctagatcagagacagggcttgttatgagccaaagaaagtatactctggatcttctaaaagaaacaagtaaactgggatgcaggccctttctaactccaatggagtctggtacaaagataagtatcaaaactggtaacatcctggatgaggaaggaaaaggacgatatcagaggctggttggtaagcttatttatcttactcttactcgctctgatattacttatgttgtaaatgtgttgaatcaatttatgcatgctcctactgattgtcactggaagagtgcagaaagagtgttggggtacctgaaGAATGACCCAGGTAAAGGACTTCTTTATACACAGCATgacaaacttaatattgaaggatactctgacgccgattgggcagggtgcacagatactagaaggtctaccacagggtactgcatctttctgagaggaaacctggtggtatggagaagtaaaagggaGGAAGTCTGCTCTAGGTCCAGTGTTGAgcctgaatacagggctgttgctatgggggttacagaaatgttatggctgaagattcttcttgtagatattggaattgaaatgaaagagaagatgaagatgtattgtgacaataagtctgcaattaacctAGCAAATAATCTtgtcctgcatgacagaaccaaatatgtggagatagatcgtcacttcatacgggagcgtatagattcaaaggagttgattcttccttatatgaagtctgaagatcaaattgcagatgtgctaactaaagccttatgtacatcacaatttgaaaagaatgttagcaagcttggcatgtttgacatgtatgccaagcttgagggggagtgttagaatatcacgtaatagggaaccgggtccggatatggacccggcaCCCATGGGCGTGGGAACCGAGGATGGCTCGGTGCCCTAGGCGGGTTTCCTCTCCCTCTTATTTTCTGATCAAGTATTGTAATCAGTTGATTAAGTGACAATAGACtttctctcctagggttgcggttttgcccctaggttagagcttctccgtggtttttttcctcttcttgaggttttccacgtatatcttgTGTTGCTTCTTCGTTTCTTCTTCCATTGCGTGTTTCTACAAGATCTAAAAGTGACGacatttttttatgctaattgcataccatttaatgtagctagaaGTCCATATTGGAGAGACTTAGTTACATCTATTGCAAATTCTAACTTGGCTGGGTATGTTCCCCCTAGTTCTGAAAGGCTTCGCACTGTACTACTAGAACAACAGATGACTTGAGCgaacaaattgttagagtaTCAAAAGTTCACTTGGGATCGACACGGATTGtctattgtttctgatggctggacagatttgcaacgacgccctcttattaatttcattgcaacttcagcaaatggaccaattttcttgaaagcaatagatgcatctggtgaatacaaaagtgctgagtatttgaaaggattgtttatGGAAACAATTGAAGAAgtggggaaagaaaatgttgttgaaCTAATTACAGACAATGCACCTGTATGCAGAACAGCTGGTATTGCGATAGAAAAGGAGTACCCTCATATCTTTTGGACTCCTTGTGCAGTTCATAGCTTAAATTTGGCTCTAAAGagtatatgcaatccaccaagtaaagagcaagatcctcatgcttatgaattatgttcgtggattgaagacttggaaaaggatgtgaggaacatcagaaatttcatagtaaatcatcaacatgcactctccatttataacaagcattctgacctaaaattattaagagttgcagagacacgttttgcatctctaattgttatggtcaaaaggataaaaagggtgAAAAGTGCATTGATCAGTATGCTGACGGATGATGATTGGAGTTTCTACcttgttgatgatgatgacaaagctcaagcaatcaaaagattgattcttgaagacaagtggtgggatcaaatcttctattttcttgcattcaaaGAGCCGATCTGGGAGATGTTGAgagttcttgattgtgataattcAACGTTGCACTATGTGTATGAGATGTGGGACACTATGATTGAAAAAGTCCAAGAGGTTATTTTtaagcatgagaaaaaaaatattgcacttgaagattcagcattttttgatcatgtgcatagaatattgattgcaagatgggataaaagtagCAATCCTCTTCAATGCATGGCACATACATTAAGtcctaaatattatggaaaaaagtggCTTGCAGGGGGTCttggaagaaccccaccacatCTGGATCCAGAATTGTCAACAAACAGATTGGCATGTATTAATAGGATTTTCATTGATGCACATCAAAATCGCCAAgctaatgatgagtttgaaaggttTTGTACTGGAATTAGAGAAGATATAGGTGCAACTGCAGACAAAGATGATTTGCCATCAATGTCTTGGTGGTTTAAACATGGATGTGCTTatcctactcttcaataccttgctttcagattgctagctcaacctgctacatcttcatgctgtgaaagaaattgaaatacatattcacaaatccacactataaaacgaaataatctcacaagcaaacgtgcagaaaatctggtttatgtgcattctaaccttCGACTTCTATCAAGGAACAAAGCAGAATATAGCTAAAGTAAGtatatgatttattgatttagatgtttctcttcttattcgataataatatcataataattacaatttttttgttttgtagggAAGGGGAAACTAAAGATTGGGATGTGAATGTTGAGGACTTTAACTTAGAACAAGagaatgaacttgaagttgttaattcaagattAGAAGAACCTTGTATTCCATCAACATCTTctattgtggaagaagaggagattcAAGAGAACGATGATTTGGACATTGATgatgactagaatgatgatgaacaatgttttgtgatgattgatgaacaatgttttgtaactttgtttgagactttcttgcttatgtcttagcagttatcacttttgagattggtgatgaacaatgttttgtttgagacctttattatcatttttaatttttttgaatataatattcgccgtatccgcgtatcctaaaattttgaaaatgccgtgtccccgtacccgtacccgtatccgtgtgacatagctagCAGGTAGTATCTAAAGAttcaaaccaaaagaaaaaggtagcATAATCAAGAACTTGACTTTCATGCTTGCCTGCATTCTTATGTAGGAAAATCTCCAAGAGTGAGAGAACACGCAGCTTGAAAAACATGAGCTGAGACTGGGCAGTATCACTACCAGCAGCATTTTTCCGGTCCTTGAAAATCTGTGCAAGATATGAGTCCATCCTGAACATTTCCTCATCGCTCATCCCACCGTCAGAATCATCAGATCCCAAAGGTGCGGCGTTTACATTGGCAGCAACTTCTAGGTCAGCTGACCCTTCTGCATCTTCATCTTCAGAACTGTGATCACTTTGACCACCATCTGAATCCCCTGCTTCATCCACATCTTCAGATTCTTCAATTTCCAGGAAATCATCTTCAgcatcatcttcctcttcatcaATCACAGACTGGTGACGAGAAGGCTTCAGATCTTTTTTTACTACACGCAACATACTGATGAGCGCAGATTCTGTGATCTGGTCAGAAAAGAACTTGAAAACCTGCATCATTCAAAAGGACAAAGACTTGAAAGCTAGTTCCCACCAAGTTGCAAATAATTACAGCTGTCCAATGATTTCAGTTATCCAGATAAGGAGCAAACATGTTACACTTGGgtcaaattaaataaaatcttCAACAAACGCAAATGACTTATTTGTGCTCCTATATGTAGACATAGTCTTATAGAATAAGAAAAATCCAACCGTTTCCCACAGAATCGTAATGATGCGCTAATGAAAAGGCATGACAAAAGGCCAAATGAGCAATCAAGAAATTAGAAAGTCATAAAAGTTAATATAACCAACACTCTGCAACAACGTTCCTCTCCTCTCATGCAGCTAGCTGTCCAAATACATCATATTTGCCTAAAATGGTCATAATCTGGACTACAGACATCAGGCTACATATTCCCCATTAGCATAGATTTCAACCTAAAGCACCTTAACTATAACATGTCATCAAATCATCCTCCTATCATAATCAAGAAAGTACCTGCTCAATGGAGAAGAACAAAGGAGCAGATGACTGAGGCAGCAACGAGAGCAAAGTATCTACAAGAACATCCATGAAGGCAGGGCTCCCAGTATCATCATCATGCTCTTCATCAGTTGAATCAAGATCAGTAAGAGTGACAAAAGCTTTCTTGTAACATATTACAAGCTCAGAAGCAGTCTCACTGAATTCCCCTGGCTTTAGGAGAACTTGCAAAAGCAACTGGACAAGCAAGAAACGCATTGGATATACCTCAATCTCCCGTTCCTCCTGTATAATTTCAATAAAGAGCAAGTAAATTGGAGAAAAACAATAACGTTCTGCACGTatgtgtgttgaaattagaaagtttatgtTCAAGTTTGGTAGCTTtctagtttttaaaaaattagtcTTCTTTGGTCATTTCATATAATTGTGTGTCTCTCGTATGTAAGGAGATCTGCCGACCCTTAATCTCTCTTAAATTAGAGATTAGGCTTAACTAATGTGACATGAAatttttcttccctctctctctctcccccccctctctctctctctctttctccatcgTGTTCAACAGTGTATTTATCACAAAATGTTTCAGTCATGAGATGGCACATCATCCACATTAAAAAGACATTCATGAGCACATTTTAAAAGCTTTGCTGCACAGCACATGTCCATGGAATACTCATTACAGCTTGCAACCTATGTCACATTgcctctctccccccccccccttccctctctctctctctttctccatcgTGTTCAACAGTGTATTTATCAGAAAATGTTTCAGTCATGAGATGGCACATCATCCACATTAAAAAGACATTCATGAGCACATTTTAAAAGCTTTGCTGCACAGCACATGTCCATGGAATACTCATTACAGCTTGCAACCTATGTCACATTGCCAGTGCAAGTACTAAAGGTAAATAAAGCCccttgtaaaaaaataaaattataggTACGGGGTACAACTAGGTAGAAAatattaaagcaaaaaaagaagggTTATACATAACAATTAGcaattaaaaaacttgaaaaaaaaggtgttCATAACCCTAACCCAGCAATTCCTACATTGTTGACAGTTACACTTACTTCCCCATTATTACGAAAATATTTTCACTAGTAGCACATGGGGAAATCACGGACAAAGATGCATACATATACAAAACAACGTGTAGAAAATAGACTGCATACTGAATAATACAGAAAATaacttgttaaaaaaaatgaataacaaaaCAAAGGCCCGTGAAGTGCAAGATAAATAATTCACAAACAACAACTTGTACAGAAAATTAGAAACATTTGTGTGATTTTCCATTTCGAAAATCCTAAAAGTGACTGAAATTTTGCTTTTACAATGTACAAATGGATAGGGAGATGGCTTGCGACACAATCTAAAGTTGAATACCATATACAACTATTGAGGCCCAGGCAGAGTAGTGCAGAAGGTCTAGGGTTTGAATAGAATACCATCTTTAAGAATCGGCTTTCCATTGACTGCATTTTCTTGAATGCCTCTTCATCCTCTTTGCTCAATGGCCGAAAGAGTGAAACTGAAGGAATGTTGCACAAAGTGTCcagaaaatgcataaaataagACCCCAGATCATCTGTAATGAACATATCAGACTCATTCTTTGTCCCCATGCTTTTTTCTGCATCTGCTAGTAAAAGTTGTAGCTGCTGAATACAAATCTTGCGTACATTGCTAGAGCTAGCTGTCTTTGGCCATTTCAGCTTCTCTTGCAACTCAAAGGATGTCACCTCCCTGCCTAAAGAAGCGGTAAAGAGTCCTTCAACGgttaaaaatttcaatatcTCCCTTTGTATATGCAATTTTTCTTCCAGTTTCAGCTTCAAGTACTTGAAAACACGAGGAAGGCTGTCCACAATCCAACTTCTCAGAATATCAGGATTGCCTGAGGAATCCGTGTAGCTGCTACCATCCAAAGAAATCATTTCAGAAGACTCAATAGTCGCCTGTGCTGATCCTTTATCCAGTGACCCATTGTCATCAATAAATAAGCTCATCAAGCTTTGGACAAACAACATACAACCTGAAGCAGAGTTAAACTTAGAAACCAAGTCCTTAACCACGTGAGTATGTGTGATGGAATCGAATCTCCCAAAGCTATGTTGCTGTAAGGCTATGATGACAGCAACAAGGTGATCCACATCTCTTTCAGCCCACTTAGACAGCTCCTGCAGAAAATATTGGGCTGCCTTATAAAGCCAGGAGTCTTTGGTGGATAATATATCCATCAAACATTGAACTAGCTTGTATGAAAGGATAGCCTTGCTACATGATGCTGGCAATCTTGGGAGCAGCAGGAGCAAAATGTCAAATGCCAGATGCTTACGATCATGAGATGACATTAAAAGAGATCCATCAATTATAAGGCTACAGAAACAATTGAGACGcttggcaaggtttttctctgTGGAACTAAGTTTTCTACATTTCTTAAGCGCCTGAGTGGAATCACTAAATGCAGCGCCATCTTTCTGTAAAGAAACGTCCGAGAAAAGGACGTTCACCAATACAGGCCATACACTATGCATTCGAGGCTGACAAAAGGTTGTTTCCTgcaattcaagaaaaatggtaaaacgCCATAACAGGAAATGCCTTAAGACCTCATAACATTATACACCTAtaaggagaaaagaaataaaaaagttaaaaaaagtgTAGAAGACAAGATTTTTACTATCAACAGGCACATGGTActttcttcccatttttcaCTGAAGTGAAACACTCAGAACAGACGGACTGAACAAGAAGCTGCACACATAACTGAAGAGACTGAGACTCAAAGTATGTAGGGGAAAAGGAGAATTTCTCTCTTAAAGCCCACGATGGCCACACAAAAccagaaggagagagaaatggaCTTAGCCTAAACCTCATAAAAAATCAGGATAATTGATGCTACCACACGTTTTCtggtataaaaaaaaattatgaaaaaggaGTACTCAATGAAGGAATTACCTTTAAGCATGGAACTAGAGAAGATAAGCAATCTGGAGTAAACAAGTTACTAGGAGTGAAGGGTGAAGGCAACAATTTGCAAAATATCTTGCTATCTGCAGATGCTTTCTCTCTTAATTTTAAGGCCAGATATAGTGCATCTGGATTTTCATTACTGATTGCTTTATCAAACCAATCTGCCAGTGCTGGAGCTTCTAGAACATGGGCTGCAACAGCATCTATAGGTAACTGCAAGACTAAGAACTTCAGCTTCAACCAACACATGTGGAAGTGTGAACAGTTAGGCAAGTGCCTAACTTCTACATTGTAATTGACCAACCAAAAGAGCCTTTAAGCAAATGAAACCTGAATAAATAACAGAATTTTTAAAGAGTAAAGAGTCTAAAGACAAATAGAAGACTACTTCAGCTAACATGTTCATTTTGGaataaaaagaattaaaataaaaGGCGAACAGGAGGTCTCGCATATAAACAGCCAACAAAGCACCAACAAGGTACTTCACGAACAGCCAATTTATCAAAACATGATCAAGTAGAGAGAATCCAACCTAGTTCAGGTCAATGTCTCCTGAAGTTATAAGAAATGAAACTAGAAGAAAGCAGGAGTTGGATACACTTGCAACTCAAGACAAAAATTGAAAGTCATAACCGGATGATTGGCATACTTTATTCTATGCCACATGGATGCAAACTGCATAGTCACAGAAAGcacatttctttcaaaaacaaaCCCGTTTTATATGTCAAAAATGGGTCAGCCATATAAAACTGCAAAAAGAcccatcgtttttttttttgaaaaaatgacaaaaacaaaaaacaaactcCAAAacaaaacgtgaaaaaatgtgttccttttttttttttgcttttttcatattttctattactgcatttttcatttttttaggatttttctttttaattttttaaaatgttgccgagattttctcaagaaaaacaactttcccatattatacccaagaaaaatctcgCCGTTTAAAAACCcgtaaatgatatttgtgactatgatggAGAGTTTAGATGCAGGTGCAAGTACGAGTGCAGTTGCAGACTTGCAGTATATAAGCCATCATGACTCATGAGAGCATATACATCATTAAGCTTAAAGCGATCTAAGAAAATAGATAAATGATATTATGTTCATGTCAAACACATCAGTGCATATAACACAGTCAATAGTTAAATAAAACTgtaggttaaaaaaaaattaaagtcagttaggtccttcattcacaaaatttGGAGACTCCATAGGCAAACCGCATGAACAATAGAAAACATcaactaaaagtctaaaactcAGAATTTTACATGCACAAACAcagaaacaccaaaaaaaagtGGCAGACAGTTGTCTAATCAACTTCATCGATAATTCACAAGGTTCCATGTGTAAAGTTACCTTTCTGAAAACATGGATGCTATGTTGTCAAGGCATCGCTTAGGCAATGTCTAGGCGAAGACAAAGCCTGAGTCCACACACATCccctaagtccaccacttaggcgaTGGAATACATGCTGGTGGCTAGGCTGGCTAGGCACCAGCAAGCCTAGTCCATGTTATATTACCTGTTGTTATACCACCTGTTACATGTATTGTAATACCTTATATATGTATTGTTGATTTTTGCATAATACTGTTATTGTTCCTTTGTGTCGTGTCTGTATAGTCATCCTTTGCTTTtgttgtatttgctttgtttatgttgagtcttggtgtaagctcgaatgttcacctgtgtcggagcaccctcccaaaacggccccaAGTGTAAGATTGAGATTCCTTATTTTGGATGGTCGGTatgggaattctgtaagcggctttGGCCATCCTTTGTACGTAAagtgtaaaagcttacttgctttctctcgtgatgtactcaactgtttaagtgaatatattgcgagttttctttccacactttttgtgcattttgtgTCCTGTGTTTTCaaaaagcgttcaagtgatctacgcccacttgaacgaggcgaaggcttgcagcttactggcgagagtttgccgcgccgtacggtccgaaggagtcggcccgtgacaactggtatcagagcccagattctgctcaatctggggaagcgatcggagagtcggtgtagagcgtCACGCCGACTTGCTGCTGTTGAGGAGGACGCCATGGCatcacaatacaatctgcgatGTGCCAAAGGCAATGAGCCGGCCCGGCCCATGACCAGGTAGacctggaagagacggtgaaccggttggtcgcagatgtggccacccatgaggaagccctcggctttgatgccgagacctttgagggattcaaggaggagatgaagttgatgcgagAACAGAAGGCCGAGTCAGTGGCCATGAACTGATCACTTTCTGACTTGGTGAAGACCCTATAGGACGAAGTTGCTGGACTCCGGGCTTCAAACCAGAGACTGCTACGTACTAATTCTGCCAGTAGTAGTCAAGAGAGGACCAGTAGAatcgacgttcaacgtccggcgAAGTACAGTAGTAGCCGGGAAgcgagggcgatcgacaactttttgtTCCAAGTTGActactacctggacttgcagaacgtagtagaggaggacttgaagatcaagaccgcagcGATGTTGTTAGAAggagatgctgtggcttggtggaggcggaaAATGTTAGACATTGAGAACGGGGACTGCACGATTCGTACCTTCAACGACTTCCGCAAACAGTTGAAGGGATACTTCATGTCTGTGGATGCTGAAAGGCATGCTTATCGGTTAGTTGCGAATCTGAAGCAAACAAGTGCCTTGAGAGATTACATCAAGGCATACCAAAAGGTCATGTTGAACGTgcctatgatgccagaaaaagacaaacttcactggttcatcatacggctccaatcttgggcccaagccgacgTGGAGAGATCGAATCTAGAGACCttggagcaagcatatgtggcagTTGAGCGCTTGGCCgatacccaacgcaaaagcGACACCGATACCTTCAAGTCTACAAAGAAGTCCGACCACGATGATAAGAGGGAGGAACGGCGAGACACCAAAAAATGAATCGTCGTACCAGAAGCCAATCGAGAGAAAACTCTTCTTTCGCAAGGACTACactgggccaccaagagaagtgacttgttgAGTTTGCGGAGGAAAGCATCAGGCGCGTGTCTGCCCGAAACGTGTGAGACCTACCGGGCAGGCCAATGCCGCAAGGGCCACCGAAGGCGAGACCGAAGAAGGGCAAACACGGATGGGTGCCGCCCAGACGATCAATGCGGTCCAAAGTCGCGCAGTGTCTAGCGGTATGGTAAACAAGGAGCTGATGTACCTAGACGTCACTCTGAATGGAACGTCTACTGTTGCAATGGTAGACTCCGGGGCAACGCATAACTTCGTCTCAAGAGAGGAGGCGGAGCGAGTGGGATTGAAGCTTGTGCCGCAGCAGAGGACCCTAAACGGTGAACTCTGAAGTCAAGCCCATCCTATGAGAAGCGAATGGTGTAACGGTTCAAATTGAAGGCTGGACGGGAGTCACCAACTTCTCTGTAGTACCAATGGACGACTTCAAGGTGATTTTGGGGATGGAGTTCCTTAGAGGTCAAAATGCAATGATGTTGTCGAAATTCAACACATTGACGTTGATGGGTGCGGACCAGTCTCATACAGTGCACTGCCACTCCGCCAGAAACAAGTCCCAGCTGACGTTGTCGGCAATGCAATTGAATAAGGGCGCGTGCGTCATGGAGAACAAACATTCCTCATGGTTGTACGTCTACAAGAAGATGGCCCTCAGCCGAGAGCCATTCCCCCACGGCTAGCCCCTGTCCTGAAGGGGTTCGAGGGGGTGATGCCCCCCAAGCTGCCCAAACACCTACCTCCCAGACGTGAAGCTGATCATGAGATAGACTTGGTTTCCGGAGCCAAACCACCAGCAATGGTCCCCTACAGAATGAGACCGGCTGAACTGAAGGAGCTGCAGAAGCAGCTTGATGACATGCTGGAGTCAGGGATCATTCGTCCCTCTAAGGCACCATTCGGAGCCCCTGTATTGTTCCAAACGAAGCATGATGGCTCCAAGAGACTCTGTGTGAATTACCGCGCTTTGAAcaaggtgacgatgaagaacaGGTATCCACAGCCTTTGATTGCTTGTTCGACCAGTTGGGCAAGGCGAGGATCTTTTCGAAGTTGGACATTAGTTCCGGCTACTGGCAGGTCAGGATCGTAGAAGGTGATgaaccaaagaccacttgcATCACCCGCTATGGAGCGTATGAGTTCTTAGTCATGTCATTCGGGTTGACGAACGCCCCTGCGACTTTGTCGACTCtcatgaacaagatattctaccactaccttgacaagtttgtggtagtttaccttgatgacattgtgaTCTTCGGCAGCGACCTAGAGGAGCACGTCAGTCACTTGAGGACGGTGTTCCAGGTACTCAAAGAAAACGATCTCTATGTGAAGAAAGAGAAGTGTCTCTTTGGACAAAGAGAGATCAGTTTCCTCGGCCATATTGTAGGGGATGGCTAGCTGCGAATGGATCCGGAGAAAGTGAAGGTTGTTCAAGATTGAAAGCCGCCATAAAATGTGCCTGAATTGCTGTCCTTTCGTGGGTTGGCTAATTACTATCGGCGGTTCATCACGGGGTATTCGTTGATAGCGGTGCCCCTCACTGACTTGCTCAAAAAGAATAGATTCTGGATTTGGACTCAATCTGCCCAAGATGCCTTTGAAGGCCTCAAACGTGCCCTTGTACAAGAGCCCGTTCTCAGATTGCCAGATCATTCAAAGCCCTTCGAAGTACACACAGACGcctcagattttgccattggtggGGTACTAATGTAGGACGGTCATCCGATCGCCTATGAGAGCCGGAAGTTGAAGGGCCCTATGAAGCGATACAcagtgcatgaacaggagatgACCGTCATTGTACATTGCTTGCGCATATGGAGGCACTACCTACTGGGGGCAGAGTTCGTTGTCAAGACGGATAATGTGGCCACAAGTTACTTCAAGACACAGAAGAAGTTAACTCCGAAGCAGGCTCGGTGGTAGGAATTGTTGGCGGAGTTCGATTTCGCTTTGGAGTACAAGGTTGGTAAGACCAACGTGGTAGCGGATGCGTTGAGTAGAAAGGCAGAACTTGCAGCCTCTCGAGTGGGGACCTCCGGACCCCAATTGGAGGGTGCACTCCTCGAGCGGGTTCATGAAGGAATGCAGCATGACTCAGCGGCCCAACACTTGGTTGTCTTGGCTGAAGCGGGGAAGACTCGAAGATTCTGGCTACGAGATGGATTGCTCCTCACCAAGGGCGGACGTGTTTTCGTGCCGAAGTGGGGCAATCTCCGGCGGGAGCTAACAAGGGAGTGCCATGATACGCTTTGGGTTGTCCATCCAGGCCAGGAGCGGACTCTGGCCCTTCTCGAGCGTGGGTACTACTGGCCCCAGATGCGCGACGACGTGGAGGCGTATGTAAAGACTTGTCTCATCTGCCAGCAGGACAAAGGGAGTAATCAGAAGCCTGCCGGCCTGCttgagcctcttcctattccggAGCATCCGTGGGAGAgcatctccatggacttcattgtgAGTCTACCCAGAGTTGATGACTACAGCTCTATCTTTGTTGTTGTGGACAGGTTTTCTAAGTATGTCACGTTCATCCCAACTACGAAGGAGAGCCCAGCAGAGAAAACGACGGAGATGTTTGTGAAAAACATTGTGAAGTACTGGGGCGTGCCGAAGAGTATTGTGACTGATCGCGATGCTCGCTTCACGGGCAAGTTTTGGCGTGAAGTGTTTCGGTTGCTTGGCTCAGACTTGTTTTCCACAAGTTTCCACCTATAGACTGATAGCCAGACCAAACGCATCAATGCCTTGTTGGAA comes from the Nymphaea colorata isolate Beijing-Zhang1983 chromosome 14, ASM883128v2, whole genome shotgun sequence genome and includes:
- the LOC116267516 gene encoding rDNA transcriptional regulator pol5-like — encoded protein: MGSREESNSSSVEAMEGKKNVSEGKKHLKKRRREDAEVLGRDNDGKEGGDGIAVAQKTDMEKKKKRKQMDKERHRIKSAETKELVPKKVTGPSDQVPTLLPSKSLQGFHIDIFRDLSSVEVSAREAAVEALVKELQKVQKAYEKSGGTVYERNSQLEAEKDEGLKNCAPSLRYALRRLIRGVSSSRECARQGFALGLTTVLGTIQSISIDSTLELVDNLLEVSSSMKGQEARDCFLGLLFAYGALARSGRVAHEWSLNNKTLMIKEFIRVVVSLADKKSYLREPAVSIILELADTLPIDAVAAHVLEAPALADWFDKAISNENPDALYLALKLREKASADSKIFCKLLPSPFTPSNLFTPDCLSSLVPCLKETTFCQPRMHSVWPVLVNVLFSDVSLQKDGAAFSDSTQALKKCRKLSSTEKNLAKRLNCFCSLIIDGSLLMSSHDRKHLAFDILLLLLPRLPASCSKAILSYKLVQCLMDILSTKDSWLYKAAQYFLQELSKWAERDVDHLVAVIIALQQHSFGRFDSITHTHVVKDLVSKFNSASGCMLFVQSLMSLFIDDNGSLDKGSAQATIESSEMISLDGSSYTDSSGNPDILRSWIVDSLPRVFKYLKLKLEEKLHIQREILKFLTVEGLFTASLGREVTSFELQEKLKWPKTASSSNVRKICIQQLQLLLADAEKSMGTKNESDMFITDDLGSYFMHFLDTLCNIPSVSLFRPLSKEDEEAFKKMQSMESRFLKMEEREIEVYPMRFLLVQLLLQVLLKPGEFSETASELVICYKKAFVTLTDLDSTDEEHDDDTGSPAFMDVLVDTLLSLLPQSSAPLFFSIEQVFKFFSDQITESALISMLRVVKKDLKPSRHQSVIDEEEDDAEDDFLEIEESEDVDEAGDSDGGQSDHSSEDEDAEGSADLEVAANVNAAPLGSDDSDGGMSDEEMFRMDSYLAQIFKDRKNAAGSDTAQSQLMFFKLRVLSLLEIFLHKNAGNPLVLVAYPYLVKAFVNAYATEGSEQLGPRIAGILQKKLFKSKDYPKGDSVQSSLLETQLEKSLRLSSRSRQKVVATLAQNSTFWILKVLHGNFSQNELSRVPHMLQPLLEDYFNNKKSRLKSGFIKEIFRRYPWTGHRLFGFLLEKCTSTKSEYRSTEALALIEVVLKTWVSGKAHADEDAPGGLQENLLPLCNLMQQLLSKPMSKGSRRSDVRRFFVLALQAIARSKLSEAFCKALRPDAYAACESYLGDKFRPLLKFDDGVSGKNINREEKKSC